A genomic segment from Neobacillus sp. YX16 encodes:
- a CDS encoding LTA synthase family protein has product MNNLTQKGQGILNKYIGFFLLAVFFLWMKTYIAQLTQFDLGIENTLQKFLLFINPLGSSLLFLGFAALFKGRKKYIALLVIDFFLSFLLFANVVYYRFFNDFITLPTLTQTQNFGDVSGSVLTLLRPYDFLFFMDIILLITLLGFRFVKVEFKDMNRRKVAALFSLSLAISCGNLGLAESDRPQLLTRGFDRNYIVKYLGMYNYTIYDAVKSTKASAQRVMANSDDMTEVINYTKANYAEPNPAYFGTGKGMNVVYLHLESMQNFLINYKLNGEEVTPFLNSLTKDQNTLYFDNFFHQTAQGKTSDAEFILENSLYGLPQGSAFTTKGLNTYQAAPAILGQQGYTSAVFHGNSGSFWNRDEIYKSFGYNNFFDEKYYDMKPEDLAEYGLMDKPFFEQSIPMLESLPQPFYTKFMTVTHHYPYPLAEGEATIAPHTTGDKSVDTYFQTARYADEALKQFFDYLKESGLYDNTIIVMYGDHYGISENHNKAMEKVLGKEITDFDSAGLQRVPFFIRVPGIEGGVNHEYGGQIDILPTLLHLLGTDTKDYVQFGTDLLSEQHDELVPFRDGGFMSPTISSVNGKFYDSTTGMELDENRMEEATNLQQTAENKLALSDKVVNGDLLRFYTPGNFTPIDRTQYNYNPSQDDEE; this is encoded by the coding sequence ATGAATAACTTAACTCAAAAGGGTCAAGGTATTTTAAATAAATATATTGGCTTTTTCTTATTGGCGGTATTCTTCCTTTGGATGAAAACCTATATAGCTCAATTAACTCAATTTGATTTAGGAATTGAAAATACACTACAAAAGTTCTTATTATTTATTAATCCGTTAGGATCATCTTTATTATTTTTAGGATTTGCAGCTTTATTTAAAGGACGCAAGAAATATATCGCACTACTCGTGATTGATTTCTTTCTATCCTTTCTCTTATTTGCCAATGTCGTGTATTACAGGTTCTTTAATGACTTTATTACTTTACCAACATTAACTCAGACTCAAAACTTTGGTGATGTAAGCGGAAGTGTCTTAACACTATTAAGACCATATGATTTCTTATTCTTTATGGATATCATCCTTTTGATTACTTTACTTGGTTTTCGCTTTGTAAAAGTGGAATTTAAAGACATGAATCGCAGAAAAGTAGCTGCTTTATTCTCATTATCACTTGCTATTTCTTGTGGAAATCTTGGACTAGCTGAAAGTGATCGTCCTCAATTGTTAACCAGAGGATTTGACCGTAATTATATTGTGAAATATTTAGGTATGTATAACTACACCATTTATGATGCCGTTAAAAGTACAAAAGCTTCTGCACAAAGGGTTATGGCAAACAGTGACGATATGACTGAAGTAATCAACTATACAAAAGCGAATTATGCCGAGCCAAATCCTGCGTATTTTGGTACTGGAAAAGGCATGAATGTGGTTTATTTGCATCTTGAATCCATGCAAAACTTCCTTATTAACTACAAATTAAATGGGGAAGAAGTAACACCGTTTTTAAATTCCTTAACAAAGGATCAAAACACACTCTATTTTGATAACTTTTTCCATCAAACAGCACAAGGTAAAACATCTGATGCAGAATTTATCCTGGAAAATTCATTATATGGATTACCACAGGGTTCTGCTTTTACAACAAAAGGTTTAAATACGTATCAAGCAGCACCAGCGATTCTTGGTCAGCAAGGCTATACATCTGCTGTCTTCCACGGGAACTCAGGAAGCTTTTGGAATCGTGATGAAATTTATAAATCGTTTGGATACAACAACTTTTTTGATGAAAAATACTATGATATGAAACCTGAAGACCTTGCAGAATATGGTCTTATGGATAAGCCGTTCTTCGAACAATCAATACCAATGTTGGAATCATTGCCACAGCCGTTTTATACAAAGTTTATGACTGTAACACACCATTATCCGTACCCTCTTGCTGAAGGAGAAGCAACAATTGCACCGCATACTACGGGAGATAAATCAGTTGATACTTACTTTCAAACTGCTCGATATGCGGACGAAGCATTAAAACAATTCTTTGATTATCTAAAGGAATCTGGTTTATATGATAATACAATCATTGTTATGTACGGGGACCATTATGGAATTTCAGAAAATCATAATAAAGCTATGGAAAAAGTTCTAGGTAAAGAAATTACAGATTTCGATAGTGCAGGATTACAACGTGTACCATTCTTCATCCGTGTTCCTGGAATTGAGGGTGGAGTCAACCACGAATACGGTGGGCAAATTGATATTCTACCTACACTTCTTCACTTGTTAGGGACAGATACTAAAGATTATGTACAATTCGGTACTGACCTTTTATCTGAGCAACATGATGAACTTGTTCCTTTTCGTGATGGCGGCTTTATGAGTCCAACCATTTCATCTGTAAATGGTAAGTTTTACGACTCAACCACGGGAATGGAATTAGATGAAAATAGGATGGAAGAGGCAACGAACCTACAGCAAACCGCAGAAAATAAATTAGCGCTTTCTGATAAAGTGGTAAACGGAGACTTATTACGCTTCTACACTCCTGGAAACTTTACTCCTATAGACCGAACACAATACAACTACAATCCATCTCAAGATGATGAAGAATAA